ATTCTCGCGCAGGATTTCCTTTTCAGGATGCGTTCAGTTTTCAATTGCTTGGCCTTGCAAGCCCCCGAAAGCTCCGGGGGCTTTTTTTGGCTGGGGCGTTGTCTCCAGGGACGGCGGGCACCAGCGTCAGCACCGTCACCTCAGGCGGACACCCCAGGCGACCCGGCAAGTAGGTGCCCAGGCCCCGGTTGACGTAGAGCTGGTTTTGGCCGATGCGATGGAAGCCGTGGCCCCATTCCCAGTGGCGGACCCCGGCGACGCCGCCGCGCTTCATGTAGGGCAGCCAGCTCAGACAGGGTGGGGTGATGCGACGTAGAAACGGGACATAGGCGGGCAGCGCGCCCAGTCCGGGCAAAATCACCTGGCCGCCGTGGGTATGGCCCGCGAGCTGGAGGTCCACCCGCCACTGCTGCAAGGTTTCGGCGGTGTCTGGGTTGTGGGACAGGACGAGGCGGGGCGTGGTCGGCGGCAGGGTGTCGAGGACGGCTTCGGGGCGAAATTCTCGCGATCGCAGGTCGCCGAGGCCCACCAAGGCGATCGCCTCCCCCAGGGGATAGGCCACCTGATTGCGCAGGACGTGAATGCCCGCCTCGGCCAGAGACTCAGCAATGAAAGGCTTGATCACGCCGTGCCAGTAGTCGTGGTTGCCCAGGGACGCGAAAACGCCGGTGCGGCTGCGGAGCGATCGCAGGCGCGGGGCCAAGACCTGGACCGGCGCGGATTCGTAGGTGACGAAATCCCCCGTCAGGACGATCAGATCGGGCTCTGCGGCATTGGCTGCGGCGATCGCCTGC
This genomic stretch from Geitlerinema sp. PCC 7407 harbors:
- a CDS encoding metallophosphoesterase, whose translation is MLQPRTGRLKVEHITVAIADLAPALVGTRIVQLSDFHYDGLRLSDRLLEQAIAAANAAEPDLIVLTGDFVTYESAPVQVLAPRLRSLRSRTGVFASLGNHDYWHGVIKPFIAESLAEAGIHVLRNQVAYPLGEAIALVGLGDLRSREFRPEAVLDTLPPTTPRLVLSHNPDTAETLQQWRVDLQLAGHTHGGQVILPGLGALPAYVPFLRRITPPCLSWLPYMKRGGVAGVRHWEWGHGFHRIGQNQLYVNRGLGTYLPGRLGCPPEVTVLTLVPAVPGDNAPAKKSPRSFRGLARPSN